In Microcaecilia unicolor chromosome 1, aMicUni1.1, whole genome shotgun sequence, the following are encoded in one genomic region:
- the LOC115460158 gene encoding tetranectin-like, with protein MAFRSACLILCLLNLAQITIQQSNSKPRQKPTNSKKDVVTMQIIDEIKKQINDIAHDVNLLKEQQALQTICFKGFKVQNKCFLPFSQAKTYHEANNDCMAQGGILSTPENGDENDSLYEYMRKILGSEKEVWIGINDMANEGTWVDMSGSSISFKNWETEITTQPDGGKQENCAALSGVANGKWFDKKCRNELPFICQFVIV; from the exons ATGGCGTTCAGAAGTGCATGCCTAATCCTGTGTCTCCTCAACCTTGCACAAATCACCATCCAGCAAAGCAACAGCAAACCCAGACAGAAACCGACCAATTCCAAGAAAG ATGTGGTAACCATGCAAATCATTGATGAGATAAAGAAGCAAATCAATGACATCGCACATGATGTGAACCTATTGAAGGAACAGCAGGCATTACAAACAA TTTGTTTCAAAGGTTTCAAGGTCCAGAACAAGTGCTTCCTGCCCTTCTCCCAGGCAAAGACTTACCACGAAGCTAACAATGACTGCATGGCTCAGGGAGGCATTCTCAGCACCCCCGAAAATGGTGATGAGAATGACTCATTATACGAGTACATGAGAAAGATCCTAGGCTCAGAGAAGGAGGTCTGGATTGGCATCAACGACATGGCAAACGAAGGCACCTGGGTGGACATGTCTGGCAGCAGCATCAGCTTCAAAAACTGGGAGACAGAAATCACCACCCAGCCCGATGGAGGGAAGCAGGAGAACTGTGCGGCCTTGTCAGGAGTAGCCAATGGCAAGTGGTTTGACAAGAAGTGCAGAAACGAATTGCCTTTCATCTGTCAGTTTGTAATAGTGTAG